From Halostella salina, one genomic window encodes:
- a CDS encoding methyltransferase domain-containing protein, with protein sequence MSTPRTLDVGCGDNKRDPDAVGLDVRPYDAVDVVYDVSATPWPFRDDTFDRVLAYSVLEHLPDLPAAMAEIHRVCRDRATVVGKVPHWTDRNAYVDPTHVARPRGTLADGGDGVTLPWALADETGPDAPPVTMVAGFDERTFEFWDPTTELGARGYFDPEFRVRRAERIRRVRFWKSRPVEFDLEVRK encoded by the coding sequence ATGTCGACCCCGCGAACGCTTGACGTCGGCTGCGGCGACAACAAGCGCGACCCCGACGCCGTCGGGCTGGACGTCCGCCCGTACGACGCCGTCGACGTGGTGTACGACGTCAGCGCGACGCCGTGGCCGTTCCGCGACGACACGTTCGACCGCGTGCTCGCCTACTCGGTACTCGAACACCTGCCGGACCTCCCCGCTGCGATGGCGGAGATCCACCGCGTCTGCCGCGACAGGGCGACCGTCGTCGGGAAGGTCCCCCACTGGACGGACCGGAACGCGTACGTCGACCCGACCCACGTCGCCCGCCCGCGGGGGACCCTCGCGGACGGCGGCGACGGCGTGACGCTCCCGTGGGCACTCGCCGACGAGACGGGGCCCGACGCGCCGCCGGTGACGATGGTCGCGGGGTTCGACGAGCGCACCTTCGAGTTCTGGGACCCGACGACCGAGCTGGGTGCGCGGGGCTACTTCGACCCCGAGTTCCGCGTCCGCCGTGCCGAGCGGATCCGTCGCGTCCGGTTCTGGAAGTCCCGCCCCGTCGAGTTCGATCTGGAGGTGCGGAAGTGA
- a CDS encoding DUF7091 family protein gives MSDDRVSRFIRSTARKAGEQYGEARRAYRSARLQHGLPTDDAGRARIVCRRYAQKRTAAIDDRGRPACFEAGHPDCEGCAEDVREGRIETW, from the coding sequence GTGAGCGACGACCGCGTCTCGCGGTTCATCAGGTCGACGGCCCGCAAGGCGGGCGAGCAGTACGGCGAGGCCAGACGCGCGTACCGCTCGGCGCGCCTCCAGCACGGCCTGCCGACCGACGACGCCGGCCGCGCCCGGATCGTCTGCCGGCGCTACGCCCAGAAGCGGACCGCCGCGATAGACGACCGCGGCCGCCCGGCCTGCTTCGAAGCCGGTCACCCCGACTGCGAGGGCTGCGCCGAGGACGTGCGCGAGGGGCGGATCGAGACGTGGTGA
- a CDS encoding glycosyltransferase family A protein, with protein sequence MHEVDTIEVAMPTADSGSVIDETLARLRRSVTATDVTVARLLLVDDESDDDTRAVARRHAAEAGWPVEIRSRPCSLPRAREVAIGAVETDWFLFLDDDARVSESYVGDLLAATAPLVGGVQGRKAARTERPSDWVRRRSRRAGTHATLLRRAAVQDLSFPSDLHVLEDEYLRRHVEDRGYLWTFNHRATFEHANQERHPIGWQEGYLGAKYGLSRFHDVALNVPFAAATGRNPAPHAKRAAGWVAGRIARSAGGETDVDPANA encoded by the coding sequence GTGCACGAGGTCGACACGATAGAGGTCGCCATGCCGACCGCCGACAGCGGGAGCGTCATCGACGAGACGCTGGCGCGCCTCCGGCGGTCCGTGACGGCGACGGACGTGACGGTCGCGCGCCTGCTGCTGGTCGACGACGAGAGCGACGACGATACCCGAGCCGTCGCCCGTCGGCACGCAGCGGAAGCCGGGTGGCCCGTCGAGATACGGTCCCGCCCCTGCTCGCTGCCGCGCGCCCGGGAGGTGGCCATCGGGGCGGTCGAGACGGACTGGTTCCTCTTCCTCGACGACGACGCCCGGGTAAGCGAGTCCTACGTCGGCGACCTGCTCGCCGCGACGGCCCCGCTGGTCGGCGGCGTCCAGGGGCGGAAGGCCGCGCGCACCGAGCGCCCGTCCGACTGGGTCCGCCGGCGGTCGCGGCGGGCGGGCACGCACGCGACGCTGCTCCGGCGCGCGGCGGTGCAGGACCTCTCGTTCCCGTCGGATCTCCACGTGCTGGAGGACGAGTACCTGCGGCGACACGTCGAGGACCGGGGCTACCTCTGGACGTTCAACCACCGCGCCACCTTCGAGCACGCGAACCAGGAGCGCCACCCGATCGGCTGGCAGGAGGGGTATCTCGGCGCGAAGTACGGCCTCTCGCGGTTCCACGACGTGGCGCTGAACGTGCCCTTCGCGGCCGCCACGGGACGCAACCCCGCGCCGCACGCGAAGCGCGCCGCCGGCTGGGTCGCGGGACGGATTGCGCGGTCGGCAGGAGGTGAGACGGATGTCGACCCCGCGAACGCTTGA
- a CDS encoding replication factor A (Replication protein A protects and stabilize the intermediate ssDNA that is generated by the unwinding action of a DNA helicase at the replication fork. In addition, SSBs prevent the formation of secondary structures by single-stranded template DNA.), with product MTLREHAEDVHEQFSDHLDITVDDVEDRLSTLVDEYKVPVEEARRSVTNHYLDEADMDRDALGSGGSNAEPGLAEVDAPEEWIDVTAKVVDLWDPRSDAVAQVGLIGDETGTIKFTKWAKSDLPALEEGAVYRLENVVTDEYEGQFSVKLNSTTVIEELDEDIEVGDDTEEVAGALVDIQSGSGLIKRCPEDDCTRVLQNGRCQEHGEVEGEFDLRIKGVLDDGEDAHEVIFDKEATEDLTGMSLEEAKDMAMDALDTTVVADEMAEDVLGRYYRVAGPVFGRYVLADEVEELDGPVDHEDALIRARSI from the coding sequence ATGACGCTACGCGAACACGCGGAAGACGTACACGAACAGTTCTCGGACCATCTAGATATCACCGTCGACGACGTGGAGGACCGCCTCTCGACGCTGGTCGACGAGTACAAGGTGCCGGTCGAGGAGGCGCGCCGGAGCGTGACGAACCACTACCTCGACGAGGCCGACATGGACCGCGACGCCCTCGGCAGCGGCGGCAGCAACGCGGAGCCGGGCCTCGCAGAGGTCGACGCCCCGGAGGAGTGGATCGACGTGACCGCGAAGGTCGTCGACCTCTGGGACCCCCGGAGCGACGCCGTCGCGCAGGTCGGCCTCATCGGCGACGAGACCGGCACGATCAAGTTCACCAAGTGGGCCAAATCCGACCTCCCCGCACTGGAGGAGGGCGCGGTGTACCGTCTGGAGAACGTCGTCACCGACGAGTACGAGGGCCAGTTCTCGGTGAAGCTGAACAGCACCACCGTCATCGAGGAGCTGGACGAGGATATCGAGGTCGGCGACGACACCGAGGAGGTGGCGGGCGCGCTGGTCGACATCCAGAGCGGCAGCGGCCTCATCAAGCGCTGTCCCGAGGACGACTGCACCCGCGTCCTCCAGAACGGGCGCTGTCAGGAACACGGCGAGGTCGAGGGCGAGTTCGACCTCCGGATCAAGGGCGTGCTGGACGACGGCGAGGACGCCCACGAGGTCATCTTCGACAAGGAGGCGACCGAGGACCTGACCGGCATGAGCCTCGAAGAGGCCAAGGACATGGCGATGGACGCGCTCGACACCACCGTCGTCGCGGACGAGATGGCCGAGGACGTGCTCGGCCGCTACTACCGCGTCGCCGGGCCGGTGTTCGGCCGCTACGTCTTGGCCGACGAGGTCGAGGAACTGGACGGGCCAGTCGACCACGAGGACGCCCTCATCAGAGCGAGGTCGATCTGA
- a CDS encoding alkaline phosphatase family protein yields MTTVVLGWDGLDADLVEAFDLGGAFGDHDRRIDTFDNPVLGKPHTYEVWPSIVTGRPPSAHGVRAATEEDGVAWANPAIATTARLARRVVPESLRTRVGALLRQRGAGLDFKTPEWYRERGVDTVFDGRTARAVTVPNYVTARDERLGLDADRGAALGDFLAVGEGDDEGTVHAPRVSVPELEERLVGEATEKLGVVRACVQREYDIVFVWLGYLDTVGHLAPVVDEGGWQERAYRLAAALTDEVAGALAPGDTLVCLSDHGLQDGDHTHDAYLAADDAAAVRDVQSVLDAREGLERVTPASGEREDPPVRERFRGESTAASKDAAAVRDQLEDLGYL; encoded by the coding sequence GTGACCACGGTCGTCCTCGGCTGGGACGGGCTGGACGCCGACCTCGTCGAGGCGTTCGACCTCGGCGGGGCGTTCGGCGACCACGACCGCCGGATCGACACGTTCGACAACCCCGTCCTCGGCAAGCCCCACACGTACGAGGTGTGGCCCTCCATCGTCACCGGCCGTCCGCCGAGCGCCCACGGCGTCCGGGCGGCCACCGAGGAGGACGGCGTGGCGTGGGCCAACCCCGCCATCGCGACGACCGCGCGCCTCGCGCGTCGCGTCGTCCCGGAGTCGCTCCGGACCCGGGTCGGGGCGCTGCTCCGCCAGCGCGGGGCCGGCCTCGACTTCAAGACCCCCGAGTGGTACCGGGAGCGCGGCGTCGACACGGTGTTCGACGGGCGGACGGCCCGGGCGGTCACGGTGCCGAACTATGTCACGGCCCGCGACGAGCGCCTCGGCCTCGACGCCGACCGCGGCGCGGCGCTCGGCGACTTCCTCGCCGTGGGGGAGGGAGACGACGAGGGAACGGTCCACGCGCCCAGGGTCTCCGTCCCCGAACTGGAGGAGCGGCTGGTCGGCGAGGCAACCGAGAAACTCGGCGTCGTCCGCGCCTGCGTCCAGCGCGAGTACGACATCGTCTTCGTCTGGCTGGGCTACCTCGACACCGTCGGCCACCTCGCGCCGGTCGTCGACGAGGGGGGCTGGCAGGAGCGCGCGTACCGCCTCGCAGCCGCGCTGACGGACGAGGTGGCCGGCGCGCTCGCGCCCGGGGACACGCTGGTCTGTCTCTCCGACCACGGGCTGCAGGACGGCGACCACACCCACGACGCGTACCTCGCGGCCGACGACGCCGCGGCGGTCCGGGACGTGCAGTCCGTCCTCGACGCGCGCGAGGGGCTGGAGCGCGTCACCCCCGCGTCCGGCGAGCGCGAGGACCCGCCGGTCCGCGAGCGGTTCCGGGGCGAGAGCACCGCCGCCTCGAAGGACGCCGCGGCGGTCCGCGACCAGCTCGAGGACCTGGGCTACCTCTGA
- the hutI gene encoding imidazolonepropionase: protein MTDLVVHDASEVVVGPDGDGGLDVRENAAVVVDDGEVARVGDTDAVTREYPPANADRAVDAAGRAIVPGFVDPHTHAVFAGDRADEFATKLRGKTYQEILAEGGGILRTVRATRAASDEALLTNLLGHLDAMLANGTTTVEVKSGYGLDTETELRLLDAIGRADEQHPVDVVPTFMGAHAVPEDRDADDYVDEVVDEQIPAVADQGVAECCDVFCEADAFSVEGSRRVLEAGRDAGLTPKVHAEEFTRLGGAQLAADVGAVSADHLLHATAEDARALADAGVVPTLLPATAFGLGADYADPEPFREAGSPVALATDFNPNCFSRDQAFTATLACVEMGLEPAAALRGITRDSALAVDRTDGTGTLREGAPGDLVVLDAPSHLHIPYRFDGAVADTVVKSGVVVHE, encoded by the coding sequence ATGACCGACCTCGTCGTCCACGACGCGAGCGAGGTCGTGGTCGGACCCGATGGCGACGGCGGGCTGGACGTACGGGAGAATGCGGCTGTCGTCGTCGACGACGGCGAGGTGGCCCGGGTCGGTGACACGGACGCGGTGACCCGCGAGTACCCCCCGGCGAACGCCGACCGCGCGGTCGATGCGGCCGGGCGGGCGATCGTCCCGGGGTTCGTCGACCCGCACACCCACGCGGTCTTCGCGGGCGACCGGGCCGACGAGTTCGCCACGAAGCTCCGCGGGAAAACCTACCAGGAGATCCTCGCGGAGGGCGGCGGGATCCTGCGGACCGTCCGCGCCACCCGCGCGGCGAGCGACGAGGCACTCCTGACGAACCTGCTCGGCCACCTCGATGCGATGCTCGCCAACGGAACGACGACCGTCGAGGTGAAGTCGGGGTACGGGCTCGACACGGAGACGGAACTGCGACTGCTGGACGCGATCGGTCGGGCCGACGAACAGCACCCTGTCGACGTGGTGCCGACGTTCATGGGCGCACACGCCGTCCCCGAGGACCGGGACGCGGACGACTACGTCGACGAGGTGGTCGACGAGCAGATTCCCGCGGTGGCCGACCAGGGCGTCGCCGAGTGCTGCGACGTTTTCTGCGAGGCCGACGCCTTCTCCGTCGAGGGGTCCCGGCGCGTGCTCGAAGCCGGTCGCGACGCCGGACTGACGCCGAAGGTCCACGCCGAGGAGTTCACCCGCCTCGGCGGCGCGCAACTCGCCGCCGACGTTGGCGCGGTCAGCGCGGACCACCTGCTCCACGCGACGGCCGAGGACGCCCGCGCGCTGGCAGACGCCGGTGTCGTCCCGACGCTGCTCCCCGCGACGGCGTTCGGCCTCGGCGCGGACTACGCCGACCCCGAGCCGTTCCGCGAGGCCGGGTCGCCGGTCGCGCTCGCAACCGACTTCAACCCGAACTGCTTCTCGCGGGACCAGGCCTTTACCGCGACGCTCGCCTGCGTGGAGATGGGACTGGAACCCGCCGCGGCGCTCCGCGGGATCACCCGCGACTCGGCGCTCGCAGTCGACCGCACGGACGGCACCGGCACGCTCCGCGAGGGCGCGCCGGGCGACCTCGTCGTCCTTGACGCGCCGTCGCACCTGCACATTCCGTACCGGTTCGACGGGGCCGTGGCGGACACCGTCGTCAAGTCGGGGGTGGTCGTCCATGAGTGA
- a CDS encoding RPA family protein, with protein MSDAPTREVARRVFASEFNDAGYTFKESDDERAPNYALLPTGERANRVFVVGTLTEKEDVGEDSEYWRGRVVDPTGTFFMYAGQYQPDAAGMLRDLEPPEYVAVVGKPRTYETDDGTVNVSVRPESITVVDAATRDRWVVETAERTLDRVDAFDAETDEYAGMADEQYDLPVENYRRDVVTALESLEGDGDPEEEQVEAE; from the coding sequence ATGAGCGACGCACCCACCCGCGAAGTCGCGCGGCGCGTCTTCGCCAGCGAGTTCAACGACGCCGGCTACACGTTCAAGGAGTCCGACGACGAGCGCGCGCCCAACTACGCGCTCCTGCCGACGGGCGAGCGCGCCAACCGCGTGTTCGTGGTCGGCACGCTCACCGAGAAGGAGGACGTGGGCGAGGACAGCGAGTACTGGCGCGGCCGCGTGGTCGACCCCACCGGCACGTTCTTCATGTACGCCGGCCAGTACCAGCCAGACGCGGCCGGCATGCTCCGGGACCTTGAACCACCGGAGTACGTCGCTGTCGTCGGGAAGCCCCGAACCTACGAGACGGACGACGGCACGGTCAACGTCTCCGTCCGGCCCGAATCGATCACCGTGGTCGACGCCGCGACCCGGGACCGCTGGGTCGTCGAGACGGCCGAGCGGACGCTCGACCGGGTCGACGCGTTCGACGCCGAGACCGACGAGTACGCCGGGATGGCCGACGAGCAGTACGACCTGCCCGTCGAGAACTACCGGCGGGACGTCGTCACCGCCCTGGAGAGCCTCGAGGGCGACGGCGACCCCGAGGAGGAGCAGGTCGAGGCGGAGTAG
- the hutH gene encoding histidine ammonia-lyase: protein MSEVVLDGESLTPAEVAAVARDDATVRIADDAREAVRKSRERVADVLDSGETVYGINTGFGELVDERIPPEDVAQLQTNLVRSHAAGAGRELDREEVRAMLVTRVNALVKGYSGIREVVVDHLVTMLNERVHPVVKSRGSLGASGDLAPLAHMALVLLGEGEARVEDGDTDRLPGDAALARADLEPLALEAKEGLALINGTQLTVGLAALAVVDSERAVRAADAAGALTTEVTLGTTAACDDAIQAVRPHRGQRVSARNVKRLTEASGIVEAHRNCDRVQDAYSIRCLPQVHGAVRDAVSHLRDAVETELNSATDNPLVFPPGAVDDRASGTDEAAVLSGGNFHGEPLALRLDYLTSAVTELAAICERRVDRLLNPNLQESHLPPFLTPESGLQSGYMIAQYTAAALVNECRSIGRPSTDNTPVSGGQEDHVSMSGQSALDARRAVANATTVVGVELLCAAQAAEFVTPEAVRAATPGGDGPDDDVDLDHGDGTARVYEAVREVVSPLDADRPVHEDIDLARAVVAAGALDAALGDLVE, encoded by the coding sequence ATGAGTGAGGTCGTCCTCGACGGCGAGTCGCTGACGCCCGCCGAGGTGGCTGCCGTCGCTCGTGACGACGCCACCGTTCGGATCGCGGACGACGCACGCGAGGCGGTCCGCAAGTCCCGCGAGCGCGTCGCGGACGTGCTCGACAGCGGCGAGACGGTGTACGGCATCAACACCGGGTTCGGCGAACTCGTCGACGAGCGCATCCCGCCCGAGGACGTGGCGCAGCTCCAGACCAACCTCGTCCGCAGCCACGCGGCCGGCGCGGGCCGCGAACTCGACCGCGAGGAGGTCCGCGCGATGCTCGTCACCCGCGTCAACGCCCTCGTCAAGGGGTACTCCGGGATCCGCGAGGTCGTCGTCGACCACCTCGTGACGATGCTGAACGAGCGCGTCCATCCGGTCGTGAAATCCCGGGGTAGCCTCGGCGCGAGCGGCGACCTCGCGCCGCTGGCCCACATGGCGCTCGTGTTGCTCGGCGAGGGCGAGGCCCGCGTCGAGGACGGCGACACCGACCGCCTCCCCGGCGACGCCGCGCTCGCCCGCGCCGACCTCGAACCCCTCGCGCTCGAAGCCAAGGAGGGGCTGGCGCTCATCAACGGCACCCAGCTCACCGTCGGGCTCGCCGCGCTGGCAGTCGTCGACAGCGAGCGCGCCGTCCGCGCGGCCGACGCCGCGGGCGCGCTGACGACGGAGGTGACGCTCGGCACGACGGCGGCCTGCGACGACGCGATCCAGGCGGTCCGCCCCCACCGCGGCCAGCGCGTCAGCGCCCGGAACGTCAAGCGGCTCACCGAGGCGTCGGGGATCGTCGAGGCACACCGCAACTGCGACCGCGTGCAGGACGCCTACTCGATCCGCTGTCTCCCGCAGGTCCACGGGGCGGTCCGGGACGCCGTGTCCCACCTCCGGGACGCGGTCGAGACGGAACTGAACAGCGCCACGGACAACCCGCTCGTCTTCCCGCCCGGAGCCGTCGACGACCGCGCCAGCGGGACCGACGAGGCGGCAGTGCTCTCCGGCGGGAACTTCCACGGCGAACCGCTGGCGCTCCGGCTGGACTACCTCACCAGTGCCGTCACCGAACTCGCCGCCATCTGCGAGCGCCGCGTCGACCGGTTGCTCAACCCGAACCTGCAGGAGTCACACTTGCCGCCGTTTCTCACACCCGAGAGCGGACTCCAGTCCGGGTACATGATCGCGCAGTACACCGCCGCGGCGCTGGTCAACGAATGTCGTTCGATCGGCCGCCCGTCGACCGACAACACGCCGGTCAGCGGCGGACAGGAGGACCACGTCAGCATGAGCGGCCAGTCCGCGCTCGACGCCCGCCGCGCGGTCGCGAACGCGACGACGGTCGTCGGCGTCGAACTGCTGTGTGCGGCCCAGGCCGCGGAGTTCGTCACGCCCGAGGCGGTGCGGGCGGCGACGCCGGGCGGCGACGGCCCGGACGACGACGTCGACCTCGACCACGGCGACGGCACCGCGCGCGTCTACGAGGCGGTCCGCGAGGTCGTCTCGCCGCTCGATGCGGACCGGCCGGTCCACGAGGACATCGATCTCGCCCGGGCCGTCGTCGCGGCCGGCGCGCTCGACGCGGCGCTCGGTGACCTGGTCGAGTGA
- the hutG gene encoding formimidoylglutamase, with translation MSLGDAPRWEGPSDDPADEQFGDVVEPTALDAADGYDAVLVGEPYDGAVIGRRGAADGPTGIRNALAGVKTHHFDAGPVGSVGDLGDVSLPDGSGTAADGDAPAAGDVAAVQDAVTETTRAVHESDALPVFLGGDNSLTVPNAAPLLDRGSLGVINFDAHLDCREVRDGPTSGTPYRQLFDRGLDAYAPVGARHFETSTAYAEYVREQGGEVVTAEEVGDGVVGAVDRALETVRGVDALYVSVDLDVLDAAAAPGVSAPTPGGLSTRELFRALRLVAADDRVAGFEVVECAPPLDDGTLTADAGARAVAHFLAAAGVGR, from the coding sequence ATGAGCCTCGGCGACGCCCCCCGCTGGGAGGGGCCGTCCGACGACCCCGCCGACGAGCAGTTCGGCGACGTCGTCGAACCGACGGCGCTCGACGCGGCGGACGGCTACGACGCCGTCCTCGTCGGCGAGCCGTACGACGGCGCAGTGATCGGCCGCCGCGGCGCGGCCGACGGGCCGACGGGGATTCGGAACGCCCTCGCCGGCGTGAAGACCCACCACTTCGACGCCGGGCCGGTTGGCTCCGTCGGCGACCTCGGGGACGTGTCGCTCCCCGACGGGAGCGGGACGGCCGCGGACGGCGACGCACCGGCAGCCGGCGACGTGGCGGCGGTCCAGGACGCGGTCACCGAGACGACCCGCGCCGTCCACGAGTCCGACGCCCTTCCGGTATTCCTCGGCGGCGATAACTCGCTGACCGTCCCGAACGCCGCGCCGCTGCTGGACCGGGGGAGCCTCGGCGTGATCAACTTCGACGCACACCTCGACTGTCGCGAGGTCCGGGACGGGCCGACGAGCGGCACGCCGTACCGCCAGCTGTTCGACCGCGGCCTCGACGCCTACGCCCCCGTCGGCGCGCGACACTTCGAGACGTCGACGGCGTACGCCGAGTACGTCCGGGAGCAGGGCGGCGAGGTCGTCACCGCCGAGGAGGTCGGGGACGGCGTCGTCGGGGCGGTCGACCGCGCGCTGGAGACCGTCCGCGGCGTCGACGCGCTGTACGTCAGCGTCGACCTGGACGTCCTCGACGCGGCCGCCGCGCCCGGCGTGAGCGCGCCGACGCCCGGCGGCCTGTCCACGCGGGAGCTGTTCCGGGCGCTCCGACTCGTCGCCGCGGACGACCGCGTCGCCGGGTTCGAGGTGGTCGAGTGCGCGCCGCCGCTGGACGACGGGACGCTGACGGCCGACGCCGGAGCGCGGGCCGTCGCGCACTTCCTCGCAGCCGCGGGGGTGGGGCGATGA
- a CDS encoding bZIP transcription factor, producing the protein MNTGLRLLVVFLAIPLGGFVLALFGPIVFLFGFLPVMLLLGGAWGYVRSQDERIADLEARVAELEARNDAGDADGEPPDGTAE; encoded by the coding sequence ATGAACACCGGTCTCCGACTGCTGGTCGTCTTCCTCGCGATCCCCCTCGGGGGCTTCGTCCTTGCGCTGTTCGGCCCGATAGTGTTCCTGTTCGGATTCCTGCCGGTGATGCTCCTCCTCGGCGGGGCCTGGGGCTACGTTCGGAGCCAGGACGAGCGGATCGCCGACCTCGAAGCGCGCGTGGCGGAGCTCGAAGCGCGAAACGACGCGGGCGACGCGGACGGCGAACCGCCGGACGGCACCGCGGAGTAG
- a CDS encoding SDR family oxidoreductase has translation MDLGIDGNGALVTASSSGLGLASAKALAREGANVAICGRSEDRLDDAREEVEAVADGEVRALPADITNRKEVVALVEETADAFGGIDHVVTSAGGVPSGAFLDMDEQDWYSAYDMLVMSHVWTLKEAYPHLEESDAGSIVSITSTSVREAIDGLILSNAVRRAVIGTVKTVSREFAPDVRANAVLPGAHETPRIQELVEQALDRGEYDSYDEGLDDWSSDIPLGRVGDPMELGDAVAFLSSERASFVNGVAMPVDGGRLRS, from the coding sequence ATGGATCTCGGAATAGACGGCAACGGGGCGCTCGTCACGGCGAGTTCGAGCGGACTGGGCCTCGCGAGCGCGAAGGCGCTCGCCCGCGAGGGCGCGAACGTGGCCATCTGCGGCCGGAGCGAGGACCGACTCGACGACGCCCGGGAGGAAGTCGAAGCGGTCGCCGACGGCGAGGTGCGCGCACTCCCGGCCGACATCACGAACCGGAAGGAGGTCGTCGCGCTGGTTGAGGAGACCGCAGACGCGTTCGGCGGGATCGACCACGTCGTCACCTCCGCCGGTGGCGTCCCGAGCGGGGCCTTCCTCGACATGGACGAACAGGACTGGTACAGCGCCTACGACATGCTCGTGATGAGCCACGTCTGGACGCTGAAGGAGGCGTACCCCCACCTCGAAGAAAGCGACGCCGGGAGCATCGTCTCGATCACCTCCACCAGCGTCCGCGAGGCCATCGACGGGCTGATCCTCTCGAACGCCGTCCGCCGGGCGGTCATCGGCACCGTCAAGACCGTCTCGCGGGAGTTCGCCCCGGACGTGCGGGCGAACGCCGTCCTGCCGGGCGCACACGAAACGCCCCGCATTCAGGAACTCGTCGAGCAGGCGCTCGACCGCGGCGAGTACGACAGCTACGACGAGGGACTGGACGACTGGTCGTCGGACATCCCGCTCGGCCGGGTCGGCGACCCGATGGAACTCGGCGACGCCGTCGCCTTCCTCTCCAGCGAGCGCGCGAGCTTCGTCAACGGCGTGGCGATGCCGGTCGACGGCGGCCGCCTGCGGTCGTAG
- a CDS encoding mannose-1-phosphate guanylyltransferase, whose product MRALADRTLVAVILAGGTGTRLYPASRSDRPKQFRAFGNDRSLLARTADRVAFADETVVLTREAFADDVPDHAPDADVLVEPAARDTGPALVYAAARLRERFPDAVLCCVPSDHHVWGDFAGAARRAARVAAATDGLVTLGVEPTRPATEYGYIAPGPERETTDGDAYAPVERFREKPDREAAADLVADCYWNAGVFAWTPDAFLRECRGTPLAAVADAADADDPDALRAAVEAVDPVSVDYAVMERTDDAYVVPAEMEWDDLGSWDALERVLETDADGNAVLGDALTVDASGTVVATGGEAHVSVVGADDLVVAAYGDRVLVVPKAEAQRVREVVDRLREENSF is encoded by the coding sequence GTGAGGGCGCTCGCCGACCGGACGCTCGTCGCCGTGATACTCGCCGGCGGGACCGGCACGCGGCTCTACCCCGCGAGCAGGAGCGACCGGCCCAAGCAGTTCCGCGCGTTCGGCAACGACCGGTCGCTGCTGGCCCGGACGGCCGACCGCGTCGCCTTCGCCGACGAGACGGTCGTGCTCACGCGCGAGGCGTTCGCCGACGACGTACCCGACCACGCGCCCGACGCCGACGTGCTGGTCGAACCCGCGGCGCGGGACACCGGCCCGGCCTTGGTCTACGCCGCGGCCCGTCTCCGCGAGCGCTTCCCGGACGCCGTCCTGTGCTGCGTCCCGAGCGACCACCACGTCTGGGGCGACTTCGCGGGGGCTGCGCGCCGCGCCGCTCGCGTCGCCGCCGCGACGGACGGACTGGTGACGCTCGGCGTCGAGCCGACCCGCCCGGCGACGGAGTACGGGTACATCGCGCCCGGCCCGGAGCGCGAGACGACAGACGGCGACGCCTACGCGCCGGTCGAACGATTCCGGGAGAAACCGGACCGCGAGGCGGCCGCGGACCTCGTTGCCGACTGCTACTGGAACGCCGGCGTCTTCGCGTGGACGCCCGACGCCTTCCTCCGGGAGTGCCGCGGGACGCCGCTCGCGGCCGTGGCGGACGCGGCCGACGCCGACGACCCGGACGCGCTCCGGGCCGCCGTCGAGGCGGTCGACCCGGTCAGCGTCGACTACGCCGTTATGGAGCGCACCGACGACGCGTACGTCGTCCCGGCGGAGATGGAGTGGGACGACCTCGGGTCGTGGGACGCGCTGGAGCGCGTGCTGGAGACGGACGCGGACGGCAACGCCGTTCTCGGCGACGCGCTGACGGTCGACGCGTCGGGCACCGTGGTCGCCACGGGCGGCGAGGCGCACGTCTCCGTGGTCGGCGCGGACGACCTCGTCGTCGCGGCGTACGGCGACCGCGTGCTGGTCGTGCCGAAAGCCGAGGCCCAGCGCGTTCGGGAGGTCGTGGACCGACTCCGCGAAGAAAATTCGTTCTAG